In uncultured Bacteroides sp., one genomic interval encodes:
- a CDS encoding TonB-dependent receptor, with the protein MINIFFRVGDRLTFPTGRTILSIIALLLFTSSGFINAQTLIKGHVVDERTKEPIIGAIVLIKSTTTGASTDVKGEFEIKASKKLPLTLSVSLVGYRTQEIDVYDTEEPVYVTLSEDLNRLNEVVVVGYGTQSKKVFSGAAARVNGDVIKELPVQSFDQALSGRAAGVSISQPNGLLNNPPVIRIRGVNSISLSSYPLVVIDGVPVSTGNISTTTDVPNNPLADINPSDIESIDVLKDAASTSIYGSRAAAGVLLITTKRGKSGKAKANYEGWVGVTNATRLPKLLNAQQYMDIKNEAVLNSKILSGNANNDNVSSQLFFPSYNADGSLVDTKWYDYIYRTAVSHNHALTLSGGTEKTTYYFSANYSNQEGFLVNNDFQRKGIRFNVDHEVTKWLKIKGNGSYNTSHNQAYSSGSLQGSSQFLIGAARMAISLPSNISPYNEDGSYNLSSTGQIGMGNNKASSTLYNPLALFEYSRSTSDNDRFLGGLSANVKLSKHLEFNTSYAIDRLKTETISFLSSKLGSSGYSNGGSVTNVSALRNNETFTNTLNYDQVFNNRHHVSALLGTDLQKNKVNIWGVNASKASDEFFENYQGGWSNYTASNNSLGERSFFSYFSRLSYDLDAKYLFTVNLRRDGNSALAVGHKYGNFGGVSAGWVLSQEKFFKKSALGRIFDELKLNASWGRVGNGNLTNNYGSYDLFSSSLYGTASTWALSQSGNPDLSWETSDQTNIGINAELLKKRLSVELAYFNNNVNGLILDTPQSPSKGIPGNSILTNIGSMYNRGIELTLNTSLIQKKEFSWDVSFNFTGIKNKVTQLAGDNADIIGYTHTSANANNVTRVGYSVGSLYGAKTAGVNPENGRRIFVNAKGEKVQYSSVVAPGESNWTYLDGTTAPAIGVSDYYLIGSALPKWYGGLVSNLKYKNWDLTLNFTYAGGNYVMNGTKATLREQTFYNNYTGILDRWTTPGQVTDIPRLVYNDIISNGTSFPISANAEKADFLRLQNVLLAYRIPATLLSRLNLSSARIYAQVSNAFLLTKYSGADPESSVNGNSNTTPGIERNSLGQGRTFTLGINLGF; encoded by the coding sequence ATGATAAATATATTTTTTAGAGTCGGGGATAGACTTACATTCCCGACAGGGAGAACTATACTCTCTATTATCGCGCTTCTTTTATTTACTTCTTCGGGATTTATAAATGCACAGACTTTAATAAAAGGACATGTTGTTGATGAACGTACCAAAGAACCTATAATAGGGGCAATTGTACTTATCAAGTCTACAACAACAGGTGCCTCTACTGATGTAAAAGGAGAATTTGAAATAAAGGCTTCAAAAAAACTTCCGCTTACTTTATCTGTTAGTCTGGTAGGTTATCGCACTCAGGAGATTGATGTGTACGACACTGAAGAGCCTGTTTATGTTACGTTATCAGAAGATCTGAACCGCCTTAATGAAGTGGTGGTTGTGGGTTATGGTACTCAGTCGAAGAAAGTATTTTCCGGAGCGGCTGCACGTGTTAATGGTGACGTGATAAAGGAATTACCGGTTCAAAGTTTTGATCAGGCATTGTCCGGAAGAGCGGCAGGTGTTAGCATATCACAGCCTAACGGCTTGCTGAACAATCCTCCTGTAATCAGAATCCGTGGTGTCAACTCTATCTCTTTAAGTTCATATCCCTTGGTCGTAATTGATGGGGTTCCTGTAAGCACAGGAAATATTTCAACTACAACGGATGTGCCTAATAATCCGTTGGCAGATATAAACCCTTCGGATATTGAGTCTATTGATGTACTAAAAGATGCGGCTTCTACCTCTATTTATGGTTCGCGTGCTGCAGCAGGTGTGTTGCTGATTACAACAAAAAGAGGTAAATCTGGCAAGGCAAAGGCTAATTATGAAGGTTGGGTTGGTGTTACCAATGCTACCCGTTTGCCTAAATTGTTGAATGCGCAACAATACATGGATATAAAGAATGAAGCGGTGCTTAATTCCAAAATTCTGAGCGGAAATGCAAACAATGATAATGTAAGCTCTCAATTATTCTTTCCTTCTTATAACGCGGATGGTTCACTGGTTGACACAAAATGGTATGATTATATTTATCGTACAGCTGTGTCTCACAACCATGCGTTAACATTATCAGGCGGGACAGAGAAGACTACTTATTATTTCTCAGCCAATTATTCTAATCAGGAAGGTTTTTTGGTGAATAATGATTTTCAAAGAAAAGGTATACGATTTAATGTTGATCATGAAGTTACTAAATGGTTGAAAATAAAAGGTAATGGTTCTTATAACACAAGTCACAATCAGGCTTATAGTTCAGGATCTTTGCAGGGATCATCTCAATTTCTTATTGGGGCAGCCAGAATGGCTATTTCTTTGCCTTCTAATATAAGTCCTTATAATGAAGATGGTAGTTATAATCTGAGTAGCACCGGACAGATAGGTATGGGAAATAATAAAGCTTCTTCTACTTTATATAATCCGTTGGCTTTGTTTGAATACAGTCGTAGCACTTCTGATAATGACCGTTTTCTGGGTGGACTAAGTGCAAATGTGAAATTATCGAAGCATCTGGAGTTTAATACATCGTATGCCATTGATCGTTTGAAAACGGAGACAATTAGTTTTTTAAGTTCTAAGTTGGGCTCTTCGGGTTATTCTAATGGTGGTTCTGTAACAAATGTATCGGCATTGAGAAATAATGAGACTTTTACTAATACATTGAATTATGATCAGGTATTTAACAATAGGCATCATGTTTCTGCTTTGTTGGGTACCGATTTACAGAAAAATAAAGTAAACATCTGGGGAGTGAATGCTTCAAAGGCTTCGGATGAGTTCTTTGAAAACTACCAGGGAGGCTGGAGTAATTATACTGCTTCTAATAATTCACTGGGTGAAAGATCTTTCTTTTCTTACTTTTCTCGTTTGAGTTATGATTTGGATGCTAAGTATCTTTTTACTGTGAATCTGAGACGTGATGGAAATTCTGCTTTGGCCGTGGGACATAAATATGGTAATTTTGGTGGTGTTTCTGCCGGCTGGGTCCTTTCACAAGAGAAGTTCTTCAAGAAATCGGCATTGGGAAGAATATTTGATGAACTGAAACTGAATGCAAGTTGGGGACGTGTGGGAAATGGAAATCTGACAAACAATTATGGTTCGTATGACTTGTTCTCTTCTTCTCTTTATGGAACAGCATCAACCTGGGCTCTCAGTCAGTCGGGTAATCCTGACCTAAGTTGGGAAACCAGTGATCAGACTAATATTGGTATCAATGCCGAATTGCTGAAAAAACGTTTGTCGGTGGAACTTGCATATTTTAATAATAATGTGAACGGCTTGATTCTAGATACACCTCAATCTCCGTCAAAAGGTATTCCGGGTAATTCTATCTTAACTAACATTGGTTCTATGTACAACAGAGGTATAGAACTTACATTAAATACTTCTTTGATTCAGAAAAAAGAATTTTCATGGGATGTGTCATTCAACTTTACAGGTATTAAGAATAAAGTAACTCAGCTTGCCGGAGATAATGCTGATATTATTGGGTATACCCATACTTCTGCCAACGCAAACAATGTAACTCGTGTGGGTTATTCTGTAGGTAGCCTTTATGGTGCAAAGACTGCAGGTGTGAATCCGGAGAATGGTCGTAGGATATTTGTTAACGCTAAGGGCGAAAAAGTGCAGTATAGTTCTGTAGTAGCACCGGGTGAAAGTAACTGGACTTATCTTGATGGAACAACAGCTCCTGCAATCGGGGTATCTGACTATTATTTGATTGGTAGTGCACTTCCTAAATGGTATGGAGGGTTAGTAAGTAACCTCAAATATAAGAACTGGGATCTTACGCTGAACTTTACTTATGCTGGTGGTAACTATGTGATGAATGGTACTAAGGCCACCTTAAGAGAACAGACTTTTTATAATAACTATACCGGTATTCTTGATCGATGGACTACCCCAGGACAGGTTACTGATATACCTCGTTTGGTCTATAATGATATTATTTCCAATGGTACGTCGTTCCCAATTTCTGCAAATGCAGAAAAGGCCGATTTCCTACGTTTGCAGAATGTACTGTTAGCTTATAGAATTCCTGCAACTCTATTGAGTAGATTAAATTTAAGTTCTGCCCGAATTTATGCACAGGTTTCAAATGCCTTTTTGCTGACTAAATATTCGGGTGCGGATCCTGAGTCATCTGTCAATGGAAACTCAAATACCACTCCAGGTATAGAACGCAACTCCTTAGGACAGGGACGTACATTCACTTTGGGAATTAACTTAGGATTCTAA